A genomic stretch from Styela clava chromosome 5, kaStyClav1.hap1.2, whole genome shotgun sequence includes:
- the LOC120344033 gene encoding deoxynucleotidyltransferase terminal-interacting protein 2-like — MVSTRSQNSPRKPSTPVRKKRPRKKLSDEIISDEDSDTELRVREDQIPSENLETINEENEEIEMSKNDDDIKTTVKFNDLRQKRLPQDDFSHTINKMPIKLLETITEETAHDDSGRVGAEIGADEIQVNIEASSSESIKVDSNDSSTKKKHRFHFPSSKLLVPANITPTSIDVGMEMQDTYIDVKSAKQGKKKIESLFAEVTVNKKDSQLKDSVITPDFETKLAIPSEKSLQQQRKERKEQQESSAGKDWFNMKPPEMTRDVKRDLEILRMRGVLDPKRFYKHNDRQTIPRYFQIGKVMDSPADFYSSRVPKKQRKPNLTEELLADAEFQQYQKRKYNEIQMKKKALGAKHRRMKRGKFSRRNKDD; from the exons atggTGTCAACACGTTCACAAAATTCGCCTAGAAAACCATCCACCCCTGTGAGGAAAAAGAGACCTAGAAAAAAACTGTCTGACGAAATCATCAGCGATGAAGACAGTGACACAGAACTAAGAGTCCGGGAGGATCAAATTCCATCTGAAAATCTAGAAACAATAAATGAAGAGAACGAAGAGATTGAAATGAGCAAAAATGATGACGACATTAAAAcaacagttaaatttaatgatTTGAGACAGAAACGGTTGCCACAAGATGACTTTTCACACACAATAAATAAGATGCCTATCAAGTTATTAGAAACAATTACTGAAGAGACTGCTCATGATGACAGTGGTAGGGTTGGTGCAGAGATTGGGGCAGATGAAATTCAAGTTAATATTGAAGCGTCATCTTCAGAATCTATAAAAGTGGATTCAAATGATTCTAGTACAAAAAAGAAGCATAGATTTCATTTTCCTTCTTCTAAATTATTGGTACCAGCAAATATAAC ccCAACGAGTATAGACGTTGGCATGGAAATGCAAGATACTTATATAGATGTAAAATCAGCAAAACAGGgaaagaaaaaaatagaaagctTATTTGCAGAAGTTACCGTTAACAAAAAAGACTCTCAGCTTAAAGATTCTGTAATTACTCCAGACTTTGAAACTAAATTAGCTATTCCGTCTGAAAAATCTTTGCAACAACAACGCAAAGAAAGAAAAGAACAACAAGAATCAAGTGCTGGAAAAGACTGGTTTAATATGAAACCACCTGAAATGACGAGAGATGTTAAACGAGACTTGGAAATATTGCGAATGAGAGGTGTCCTGGATCCTAAAAGATTTTACAAACATAATGACAGACAAACTATACCACGATACTTtcag ATTGGTAAAGTTATGGATAGCCCTGCTGATTTCTATTCATCTCGCGTTCCTAAGAAGCAAAGAAAACCAAATCTTACTGAAGAGCTCCTTGCAGATGCAGAATTTCAGCAGTATCAAAAACGAAA ATACAATGAAATTCAAATGAAGAAGAAAGCTCTTGGTGCTAAGCATCGTAGGATGAAACGAGGGAAATTTTCTAGAAGAAACAAAGATGACTGA
- the LOC120344032 gene encoding snake venom 5'-nucleotidase-like isoform X2 — protein MPKTVEKDYTTAVRERFQEKVCSENSSDDDVVGCYACFGFSDSDSNNSKPGLPSPRGSYDESSINTKDTMGCSQSVAQSPTRSNISQTTDKQNGVVTAGNPHNQHRIVEKAISTESSSSDEDPTVRALEVKGCATASDADLIKSQRSEKCNDNAGLEDRWIRSHFSDIKNSNNAQAKRDIHQNDDSTINSENKTIADFPEKGSILDIRLKPSQEQSIVSTSSRTHSICSLPADVTKRFSILHFNDVYELTERKKEPVGGAARFSNLFQQIFEVAKKDCNGEKPFIAFGGDCLNPSILSSATKGRHMIEVLNHIKVNAAVFGNHEFDFGVEHAADCAKSMNFPWFLSNVTEKDNGEPFGDGVISRIMPWNGLKIGLIGLIEEEWLDTLTTVDKSELCFEDYVTRGNELASDLKTKGANLVIALTHMRWPNDIRLAQEVKNIDIILGGHDHEYGVKLVDDCVIVKSGCEFQTFSRVDLFLKNGGDFDVSVTRYDVTSKIEPAVDMENIVNRYMTVLERQLQESIGPLRTSLDGLYKHVRSRETNLGNFVADVMRMTTRADIVLINSGTFRSNTVHSDEEFRVRDLMSILPIHDNVVILEVTGQQLLRGLENAVCKYPRHEGRFAQVSGFCFGFDPKASPGKRVVRESVKIHGEPLDLERFYKLATKAYVARGRDGYECFRSCRLFNDPDSGPIVSTVVRNHISNVAQLLKHQERTGEKLRVTECGKKIISASGHLHEVYSASFEDSPVHKLQKSMEDILPKDLDINGNRKRRDSELSRKRDFVNDVSDALYDRRAMHMQHLLEINRDGIFDESKKITDSSEMQRRTAIEENKNNFKLLKERQKSYEDVRWQIWPLVEGRIFHCSKK, from the exons ATGCCGAAGACAGTGGAAAAGGACTACACGACGGCGGTACGGGAACGCTTTCAAG AAAAAGTATGCAGTGAGAATTCAAGTGATGACGACGTCGTTGGTTGCTACGCGTGTTTCGGATTTAGTGACAGCGATTCCAATAACTCGAAGCCCGGCCTTCCCAGTCCTAG agGAAGTTATGACGAATCATCGATAAATACCAAAGACACTATGGGATGCTCTCAAAGTGTTGCCCAGTCCCCAACAAGATCCAATATTAGTCAAACAACGGATAAACAAAATGGGGTAGTAACGGCTGGAAATCCACATAATCAACATAGAATAGTCGAAAAAGCGATCAGCACCGAGTCAAGCAGCAGCGACGAAGATCCCACAGTAAGAGCCTTGGAAGTGAAAGGATGTGCAACAGCAAGCGACGCTGATCTTATAAAATCGCAAAGAAGCGAAAAGTGCAACGACAATGCAGGACTTGAAGATAGGTGGATCCGCAGTCATTTTTCCGACATTAAAAACTCTAATAACGCACAAGCAAAGCGTGATATTCATCAAAATGACGACTCCACTATCAACAgcgaaaataaaacaattgctGATTTTCCAGAGAAAGGATCAATACTAGATATCAGATTAAAACCATCTCAGGAACAATCCATTGTTTCAACCAGCAGTCGGACACATAGTATCTGTTCACTTCCTGCCGAT GTTACAAAAAGGTTCAGTATTCTGCATTTCAATGATGTTTACGAACTTACGGAGCGAAAAAAGGAACCAGTGGGTGGCGCTGCTAGATTTTCAAACCTTTTCCAACAAATATTCGAAGTTGCAAAAAAAGATTGTAACGGAGAGAAACCCTTTATTGCTTTTGGCGGCGACTGTCTCAATCCATCCATCCTGTCTAGTGCCACAAAGGGAAGGCACATGATCGAAGTTCTTAATCATATAAAG GTAAACGCAGCTGTATTTGGAAATCACGAGTTTGACTTCGGTGTGGAACATGCAGCAGACTGCGCGAAAAGCATGAATTTCCCTTGGTTTCTTAGTAACGTCACAGAAAAAGACAACGGGGAACCTTTTGGCGATGGAGTTATCAGTAGAATCATGCCATGGAACGGTTTAAAG ATTGGCCTCATTGGTTTGATAGAAGAAGAATGGTTAGACACGTTGACAACTGTGGACAAATCAGAGCTCTGTTTTGAAGACTACGTCACACGAGGAAACGAGCTTGCGAGTGATTTGAAGACAAAAGGTGCAAATCTGGTTATCGCGTTAACGCATATGCGTTGGCCGAACGACATTCGTCTTGCCCAGGAGGTGAAAAATATCGACATAATTCTCGGAGGGCATGACCATGAGTACGGAGTCAAACTTGTGGATG ATTGCGTCATAGTAAAAAGTGGCTGTGAATTTCAAACGTTTTCCCGCGTTGATCTGTTTCTAAAAAATGGCGGAGACTTCGACGTGAGCGTTACCAGATACGATGTAACCTCCAAGATTGAACCAGCTGTAGATATGGAAAATATCGTTAACCGTTATATGACTGTATTAGAAAGGCAACTACAGGAATCAATCGGACCACTAAGG ACGTCATTGGACGGGCTGTACAAACACGTGAGAAGTCGTGAAACCAATCTTGGAAATTTTGTCGCCGATGTAATGAGAATGACAACGAGAGCAGACATCGTTCTCATTAACTCTGGCACTTTCCGATCAAACACAGTTCACAGTGATGAAGAGTTCCGCGTACGTGACCTCATGTCAATCCTTCCAATACACGATAACGTTGTCATTCTAGAAGTCACGGGTCAACAGCTTTTACGAGGCTTAGAGAATGCCGTTTGTAAATACCCAAGACATGAAGGAAGATTTGCTCAG GTCTCTGGGTTTTGTTTTGGATTCGATCCTAAAGCATCTCCAGGAAAACGCGTGGTTCGCGAGAGTGTGAAGATCCACGGGGAACCCTTGGacttggaaagattttataAGCTTGCTACTAAAGCTTATGTGGCAAGAGGGCGAGATGGATATGAATGCTTTCGTTCGTGCAGGCTTTTCAACGATCCTGACAGTGGCCCGATCGTATCGACGGTGGTAAGGAATCACATTTCCAATGTGGCTCAATTGCTCAAACATCAAGAAAGAACAGGAGAAAAG cTGAGGGTCACTGAatgtggaaaaaaaattatatcagcAAGTGGGCATTTACACGAAGTATATTCGGCTAGCTTTGAAGATTCGCCAGTTCACAAACTTCAGAAATCAATGGAGGACATATTACCAAAAGACCTCGACATAAATGGCAACAGAAAACGACGCGACAGTGAGCTTTCAAGAAAGCGCGATTTTGTAAATGATGTCAGTGACGCACTCTATGATAGACGAGCGATGCATATGCAACATTTGCTTGAAATAAACCGCGATGGGATATttgacgagtcgaaaaaaataACCGATTCTTCTGAGATGCAACGGAGAACCGCaattgaagaaaacaaaaataattttaaacttttaaaagAACGACAGAAAAGTTATGAAGATGTAAGGTGGCAAATTTGGCCACTGGTGGAAGGCAGAATTTTTCACTGttccaaaaaataa
- the LOC120344032 gene encoding mannosylglucosyl-3-phosphoglycerate phosphatase-like isoform X3: protein MGCSQSVAQSPTRSNISQTTDKQNGVVTAGNPHNQHRIVEKAISTESSSSDEDPTVRALEVKGCATASDADLIKSQRSEKCNDNAGLEDRWIRSHFSDIKNSNNAQAKRDIHQNDDSTINSENKTIADFPEKGSILDIRLKPSQEQSIVSTSSRTHSICSLPADVTKRFSILHFNDVYELTERKKEPVGGAARFSNLFQQIFEVAKKDCNGEKPFIAFGGDCLNPSILSSATKGRHMIEVLNHIKVNAAVFGNHEFDFGVEHAADCAKSMNFPWFLSNVTEKDNGEPFGDGVISRIMPWNGLKIGLIGLIEEEWLDTLTTVDKSELCFEDYVTRGNELASDLKTKGANLVIALTHMRWPNDIRLAQEVKNIDIILGGHDHEYGVKLVDDCVIVKSGCEFQTFSRVDLFLKNGGDFDVSVTRYDVTSKIEPAVDMENIVNRYMTVLERQLQESIGPLRTSLDGLYKHVRSRETNLGNFVADVMRMTTRADIVLINSGTFRSNTVHSDEEFRVRDLMSILPIHDNVVILEVTGQQLLRGLENAVCKYPRHEGRFAQVSGFCFGFDPKASPGKRVVRESVKIHGEPLDLERFYKLATKAYVARGRDGYECFRSCRLFNDPDSGPIVSTVVRNHISNVAQLLKHQERTGEKLRVTECGKKIISASGHLHEVYSASFEDSPVHKLQKSMEDILPKDLDINGNRKRRDSELSRKRDFVNDVSDALYDRRAMHMQHLLEINRDGIFDESKKITDSSEMQRRTAIEENKNNFKLLKERQKSYEDVRWQIWPLVEGRIFHCSKK, encoded by the exons ATGGGATGCTCTCAAAGTGTTGCCCAGTCCCCAACAAGATCCAATATTAGTCAAACAACGGATAAACAAAATGGGGTAGTAACGGCTGGAAATCCACATAATCAACATAGAATAGTCGAAAAAGCGATCAGCACCGAGTCAAGCAGCAGCGACGAAGATCCCACAGTAAGAGCCTTGGAAGTGAAAGGATGTGCAACAGCAAGCGACGCTGATCTTATAAAATCGCAAAGAAGCGAAAAGTGCAACGACAATGCAGGACTTGAAGATAGGTGGATCCGCAGTCATTTTTCCGACATTAAAAACTCTAATAACGCACAAGCAAAGCGTGATATTCATCAAAATGACGACTCCACTATCAACAgcgaaaataaaacaattgctGATTTTCCAGAGAAAGGATCAATACTAGATATCAGATTAAAACCATCTCAGGAACAATCCATTGTTTCAACCAGCAGTCGGACACATAGTATCTGTTCACTTCCTGCCGAT GTTACAAAAAGGTTCAGTATTCTGCATTTCAATGATGTTTACGAACTTACGGAGCGAAAAAAGGAACCAGTGGGTGGCGCTGCTAGATTTTCAAACCTTTTCCAACAAATATTCGAAGTTGCAAAAAAAGATTGTAACGGAGAGAAACCCTTTATTGCTTTTGGCGGCGACTGTCTCAATCCATCCATCCTGTCTAGTGCCACAAAGGGAAGGCACATGATCGAAGTTCTTAATCATATAAAG GTAAACGCAGCTGTATTTGGAAATCACGAGTTTGACTTCGGTGTGGAACATGCAGCAGACTGCGCGAAAAGCATGAATTTCCCTTGGTTTCTTAGTAACGTCACAGAAAAAGACAACGGGGAACCTTTTGGCGATGGAGTTATCAGTAGAATCATGCCATGGAACGGTTTAAAG ATTGGCCTCATTGGTTTGATAGAAGAAGAATGGTTAGACACGTTGACAACTGTGGACAAATCAGAGCTCTGTTTTGAAGACTACGTCACACGAGGAAACGAGCTTGCGAGTGATTTGAAGACAAAAGGTGCAAATCTGGTTATCGCGTTAACGCATATGCGTTGGCCGAACGACATTCGTCTTGCCCAGGAGGTGAAAAATATCGACATAATTCTCGGAGGGCATGACCATGAGTACGGAGTCAAACTTGTGGATG ATTGCGTCATAGTAAAAAGTGGCTGTGAATTTCAAACGTTTTCCCGCGTTGATCTGTTTCTAAAAAATGGCGGAGACTTCGACGTGAGCGTTACCAGATACGATGTAACCTCCAAGATTGAACCAGCTGTAGATATGGAAAATATCGTTAACCGTTATATGACTGTATTAGAAAGGCAACTACAGGAATCAATCGGACCACTAAGG ACGTCATTGGACGGGCTGTACAAACACGTGAGAAGTCGTGAAACCAATCTTGGAAATTTTGTCGCCGATGTAATGAGAATGACAACGAGAGCAGACATCGTTCTCATTAACTCTGGCACTTTCCGATCAAACACAGTTCACAGTGATGAAGAGTTCCGCGTACGTGACCTCATGTCAATCCTTCCAATACACGATAACGTTGTCATTCTAGAAGTCACGGGTCAACAGCTTTTACGAGGCTTAGAGAATGCCGTTTGTAAATACCCAAGACATGAAGGAAGATTTGCTCAG GTCTCTGGGTTTTGTTTTGGATTCGATCCTAAAGCATCTCCAGGAAAACGCGTGGTTCGCGAGAGTGTGAAGATCCACGGGGAACCCTTGGacttggaaagattttataAGCTTGCTACTAAAGCTTATGTGGCAAGAGGGCGAGATGGATATGAATGCTTTCGTTCGTGCAGGCTTTTCAACGATCCTGACAGTGGCCCGATCGTATCGACGGTGGTAAGGAATCACATTTCCAATGTGGCTCAATTGCTCAAACATCAAGAAAGAACAGGAGAAAAG cTGAGGGTCACTGAatgtggaaaaaaaattatatcagcAAGTGGGCATTTACACGAAGTATATTCGGCTAGCTTTGAAGATTCGCCAGTTCACAAACTTCAGAAATCAATGGAGGACATATTACCAAAAGACCTCGACATAAATGGCAACAGAAAACGACGCGACAGTGAGCTTTCAAGAAAGCGCGATTTTGTAAATGATGTCAGTGACGCACTCTATGATAGACGAGCGATGCATATGCAACATTTGCTTGAAATAAACCGCGATGGGATATttgacgagtcgaaaaaaataACCGATTCTTCTGAGATGCAACGGAGAACCGCaattgaagaaaacaaaaataattttaaacttttaaaagAACGACAGAAAAGTTATGAAGATGTAAGGTGGCAAATTTGGCCACTGGTGGAAGGCAGAATTTTTCACTGttccaaaaaataa
- the LOC120344032 gene encoding snake venom 5'-nucleotidase-like isoform X1 — protein sequence MLCTRVRGVIAHLGNAAHGLARPGGIKSQKVCSENSSDDDVVGCYACFGFSDSDSNNSKPGLPSPRGSYDESSINTKDTMGCSQSVAQSPTRSNISQTTDKQNGVVTAGNPHNQHRIVEKAISTESSSSDEDPTVRALEVKGCATASDADLIKSQRSEKCNDNAGLEDRWIRSHFSDIKNSNNAQAKRDIHQNDDSTINSENKTIADFPEKGSILDIRLKPSQEQSIVSTSSRTHSICSLPADVTKRFSILHFNDVYELTERKKEPVGGAARFSNLFQQIFEVAKKDCNGEKPFIAFGGDCLNPSILSSATKGRHMIEVLNHIKVNAAVFGNHEFDFGVEHAADCAKSMNFPWFLSNVTEKDNGEPFGDGVISRIMPWNGLKIGLIGLIEEEWLDTLTTVDKSELCFEDYVTRGNELASDLKTKGANLVIALTHMRWPNDIRLAQEVKNIDIILGGHDHEYGVKLVDDCVIVKSGCEFQTFSRVDLFLKNGGDFDVSVTRYDVTSKIEPAVDMENIVNRYMTVLERQLQESIGPLRTSLDGLYKHVRSRETNLGNFVADVMRMTTRADIVLINSGTFRSNTVHSDEEFRVRDLMSILPIHDNVVILEVTGQQLLRGLENAVCKYPRHEGRFAQVSGFCFGFDPKASPGKRVVRESVKIHGEPLDLERFYKLATKAYVARGRDGYECFRSCRLFNDPDSGPIVSTVVRNHISNVAQLLKHQERTGEKLRVTECGKKIISASGHLHEVYSASFEDSPVHKLQKSMEDILPKDLDINGNRKRRDSELSRKRDFVNDVSDALYDRRAMHMQHLLEINRDGIFDESKKITDSSEMQRRTAIEENKNNFKLLKERQKSYEDVRWQIWPLVEGRIFHCSKK from the exons ATGCTATGCACACGGGTTCGGGGAGTCATTGCTCACCTCGGGAACGCAGCTCACGGGCTTGCGCGTCCTGGTggtattaagtctc AAAAAGTATGCAGTGAGAATTCAAGTGATGACGACGTCGTTGGTTGCTACGCGTGTTTCGGATTTAGTGACAGCGATTCCAATAACTCGAAGCCCGGCCTTCCCAGTCCTAG agGAAGTTATGACGAATCATCGATAAATACCAAAGACACTATGGGATGCTCTCAAAGTGTTGCCCAGTCCCCAACAAGATCCAATATTAGTCAAACAACGGATAAACAAAATGGGGTAGTAACGGCTGGAAATCCACATAATCAACATAGAATAGTCGAAAAAGCGATCAGCACCGAGTCAAGCAGCAGCGACGAAGATCCCACAGTAAGAGCCTTGGAAGTGAAAGGATGTGCAACAGCAAGCGACGCTGATCTTATAAAATCGCAAAGAAGCGAAAAGTGCAACGACAATGCAGGACTTGAAGATAGGTGGATCCGCAGTCATTTTTCCGACATTAAAAACTCTAATAACGCACAAGCAAAGCGTGATATTCATCAAAATGACGACTCCACTATCAACAgcgaaaataaaacaattgctGATTTTCCAGAGAAAGGATCAATACTAGATATCAGATTAAAACCATCTCAGGAACAATCCATTGTTTCAACCAGCAGTCGGACACATAGTATCTGTTCACTTCCTGCCGAT GTTACAAAAAGGTTCAGTATTCTGCATTTCAATGATGTTTACGAACTTACGGAGCGAAAAAAGGAACCAGTGGGTGGCGCTGCTAGATTTTCAAACCTTTTCCAACAAATATTCGAAGTTGCAAAAAAAGATTGTAACGGAGAGAAACCCTTTATTGCTTTTGGCGGCGACTGTCTCAATCCATCCATCCTGTCTAGTGCCACAAAGGGAAGGCACATGATCGAAGTTCTTAATCATATAAAG GTAAACGCAGCTGTATTTGGAAATCACGAGTTTGACTTCGGTGTGGAACATGCAGCAGACTGCGCGAAAAGCATGAATTTCCCTTGGTTTCTTAGTAACGTCACAGAAAAAGACAACGGGGAACCTTTTGGCGATGGAGTTATCAGTAGAATCATGCCATGGAACGGTTTAAAG ATTGGCCTCATTGGTTTGATAGAAGAAGAATGGTTAGACACGTTGACAACTGTGGACAAATCAGAGCTCTGTTTTGAAGACTACGTCACACGAGGAAACGAGCTTGCGAGTGATTTGAAGACAAAAGGTGCAAATCTGGTTATCGCGTTAACGCATATGCGTTGGCCGAACGACATTCGTCTTGCCCAGGAGGTGAAAAATATCGACATAATTCTCGGAGGGCATGACCATGAGTACGGAGTCAAACTTGTGGATG ATTGCGTCATAGTAAAAAGTGGCTGTGAATTTCAAACGTTTTCCCGCGTTGATCTGTTTCTAAAAAATGGCGGAGACTTCGACGTGAGCGTTACCAGATACGATGTAACCTCCAAGATTGAACCAGCTGTAGATATGGAAAATATCGTTAACCGTTATATGACTGTATTAGAAAGGCAACTACAGGAATCAATCGGACCACTAAGG ACGTCATTGGACGGGCTGTACAAACACGTGAGAAGTCGTGAAACCAATCTTGGAAATTTTGTCGCCGATGTAATGAGAATGACAACGAGAGCAGACATCGTTCTCATTAACTCTGGCACTTTCCGATCAAACACAGTTCACAGTGATGAAGAGTTCCGCGTACGTGACCTCATGTCAATCCTTCCAATACACGATAACGTTGTCATTCTAGAAGTCACGGGTCAACAGCTTTTACGAGGCTTAGAGAATGCCGTTTGTAAATACCCAAGACATGAAGGAAGATTTGCTCAG GTCTCTGGGTTTTGTTTTGGATTCGATCCTAAAGCATCTCCAGGAAAACGCGTGGTTCGCGAGAGTGTGAAGATCCACGGGGAACCCTTGGacttggaaagattttataAGCTTGCTACTAAAGCTTATGTGGCAAGAGGGCGAGATGGATATGAATGCTTTCGTTCGTGCAGGCTTTTCAACGATCCTGACAGTGGCCCGATCGTATCGACGGTGGTAAGGAATCACATTTCCAATGTGGCTCAATTGCTCAAACATCAAGAAAGAACAGGAGAAAAG cTGAGGGTCACTGAatgtggaaaaaaaattatatcagcAAGTGGGCATTTACACGAAGTATATTCGGCTAGCTTTGAAGATTCGCCAGTTCACAAACTTCAGAAATCAATGGAGGACATATTACCAAAAGACCTCGACATAAATGGCAACAGAAAACGACGCGACAGTGAGCTTTCAAGAAAGCGCGATTTTGTAAATGATGTCAGTGACGCACTCTATGATAGACGAGCGATGCATATGCAACATTTGCTTGAAATAAACCGCGATGGGATATttgacgagtcgaaaaaaataACCGATTCTTCTGAGATGCAACGGAGAACCGCaattgaagaaaacaaaaataattttaaacttttaaaagAACGACAGAAAAGTTATGAAGATGTAAGGTGGCAAATTTGGCCACTGGTGGAAGGCAGAATTTTTCACTGttccaaaaaataa
- the LOC120344162 gene encoding protein ABHD18-like: MNLSKLDLFYRRLILTKFYTRGWGKPEELQEILKVHGVISNRDSCLDYVNDHISESNVTLENPVSSNGCVTVDGSFVSPVCKLLPKLLPEECKTSHFQMVLPATPRKSKPDSITSLKRRIKQLDLNPLCIHMAGTGDHGFSRRRELIAKPLLSHGISSLLLENPYYGLRKPKDQSRSGLLHVKDLFLMGLCLILETQVLLKWLEKEGFGPFGLTGISMGGHMASLAATTSPKPVAVVPCMSWTSSSVVWTEGVLSNAIPWRVLESQYAKDPNYETQINDLIKYNTVDSYELGKDYVKDKGALKPTYVMKNVAGDQVSEKDDRERRRKQTLRFMKGVMDQVTDLQNFSVPIDPSMATFVIAKADAYYPIHSLRPMNEVWPGCEVRLLNTGHIGGFLMHQTDFCNAIVDTFSKLIEKYHSSKESNSCGNETMNLNESEESETTSSPIAIRELDNNSSISKSKTTLLIGLFQTLRIFAIKS, encoded by the exons ATGAATTTAAGCAAGTTGGATTTATTCTACCGAAGGCTCATCTTAACAAAATTCTATACCAGAGGATGGGGTAAACCAGAAGAACTGCAGGAAATATTGAAGGTCCATGGTGTGATTTCCAACAGGGATTCATGTTTGGATTATGTTAATGATCACATATCTGAATCTAATGTGACCTTGGAAAATCCAGTCTCAAGCAATGGGTGCGTGACTGTCGATGGTAGTTTCGTTTCTCCAGTCTGTAAACTTTTACCCAAACTGCTACCAGAAGAGTGTAAGACGTCACACTTCCAAATGGTGTTACCTGCAACTCCAAGGAAATCCAAACCAGATAGTATTACTTCTTTGAAAAGAAGAATAAAACAACTTGACTTAAATCCGCTGTGCATTCATATGGCTGGAACGGGCGACCATGGGTTTTCTAGAAGACGAGAACTCATCGCTAAGCCGTTATTGTCGCATGGAATTTCTTCTTTATTGTTGGAAAATCCGTACTATGGTTTACGAAAACCAAAAGATCAATCTCGTTCCGGTTTGCTACATGTCAAAGACCTATTTTTAATGGGTCTATGCCTTATTTTAGAAACTCAAGTTCTGCTAAAATGGCTTGAAAAAGAAGGTTTTGGGCCGTTCGGTCTTACTGGTATATCAATGGGTGGACATATGGCTTCATTAGCAGCCACAACTTCACCTAAACCAGTCGCTGTTGTACCTTGCATGTCTTGGACTTCTTCTTCTGTAGTTTGGACAGAAGGGGTTCTTAGTAACGCCATACCATGGAGGGTGTTGGAATCTCAATATGCAAAAGATCCAAATTATGAGACCCAAATCAATGACCTGATTAAATATAACACTGTGGATTCCTATGAACTAGGTAAAGACTATGTGAAAGATAAAGGTGCTCTGAAACCGACATATGTAATGAAAAATGTTGCTGGGGATCAGGTATCGGAGAAGGATGACAGAGAGAGAAGGCGGAAACAGACCCTTAGATTTATGAAAGGTGTTATGGATCAAGTGACAGATCTCCAAAATTTTTCAGTTCCAATTGACCCATCAATGGCAACATTCGTAATCGCGAAAGCTGATGCGTATTATCCGATACATAGTTTACGACCAATGAATGAGGTCTGGCCTGGTTGTGAG GTGAGGCTACTCAACACAGGACATATAGGTGGATTTTTGATGCATCAAACCGATTTCTGTAATGCTATTGTTGACACTTTCTCAAAACTTATAGAGAAGTATCACTCATCGAAAGAGAGCAACAGTTGCGGTAATGAAACCATGAATTTGAATGAGTCGGAAGAAAGTGAAACTACTTCCAGCCCTATCGCTATTCGTGAATTGGATAACAATTCAAGCATCTCAAAAAGTAAAACTACTCTTTTAATAGGTTTATTTCAAACCCTCAGAATATTTGCAATCAAGTCATGA